In one Paracoccus everestensis genomic region, the following are encoded:
- the atpD gene encoding F0F1 ATP synthase subunit beta, translated as MAEATGKITQVIGAVVDVQFDSHLPAILNALETSNNGKKLVLEVAQHLGENTVRTIAMDATEGLVRGEPVSDTGGPITVPVGDVTLGRILNVVGEPVDEGTPLNVTERRAIHQPAPEFAAQATSSEILVTGIKVIDLLAPYSKGGKIGLFGGAGVGKTVLIMELINNIAKVHSGYSVFAGVGERTREGNDLYHEMVESGVIVPDNLVESKVALVYGQMNEPPGARMRVALTGLTVAEQFRDASGTDVLFFVDNIFRFTQAGSEVSALLGRIPSAVGYQPTLATDMGAMQERITSTKNGSITSIQAVYVPADDLTDPAPATTFAHLDATTVLSRAISELGIYPAVDPLDSNSRILDPAVVGEEHYQVARDVQGILQKYKSLQDIIAILGMDELSEEDKLTVARARKIQRFLSQPFDVAKVFTGSDGVQVPLEKTIASFKAVVAGEYDHLPEGAFYMVGDIEDVKAKAQRLAAEAA; from the coding sequence ATGGCAGAGGCCACTGGTAAAATCACGCAGGTGATCGGCGCCGTCGTTGACGTGCAGTTCGACAGTCACCTGCCGGCGATTCTGAACGCGCTGGAAACCAGCAACAACGGCAAGAAGCTGGTCCTGGAAGTGGCGCAGCATCTTGGCGAGAACACCGTGCGCACCATCGCGATGGATGCGACCGAAGGCCTGGTCCGGGGCGAGCCGGTCAGCGACACCGGCGGTCCGATCACCGTTCCGGTGGGCGACGTGACGCTGGGCCGCATCCTGAACGTCGTGGGCGAACCGGTTGACGAAGGCACGCCGCTGAACGTCACCGAACGTCGTGCGATCCACCAGCCGGCCCCCGAATTCGCTGCGCAGGCCACCTCGTCGGAAATCCTGGTCACCGGCATCAAGGTCATCGACCTGCTGGCGCCTTATTCCAAGGGTGGCAAGATCGGCCTGTTCGGCGGCGCCGGCGTGGGCAAGACCGTTCTGATCATGGAACTGATCAACAACATCGCCAAGGTGCACTCGGGATATTCCGTGTTCGCGGGCGTTGGCGAACGCACCCGCGAGGGCAACGACCTGTATCACGAAATGGTTGAATCCGGCGTTATCGTTCCCGACAACCTGGTCGAATCGAAAGTGGCTTTGGTTTACGGCCAGATGAACGAGCCGCCGGGTGCGCGGATGCGCGTTGCCCTGACCGGCCTGACTGTTGCGGAACAGTTCCGCGATGCCTCGGGCACGGACGTTCTGTTCTTCGTGGACAACATCTTCCGCTTTACCCAGGCGGGTTCCGAAGTGTCGGCGCTGCTGGGCCGCATCCCGTCCGCCGTGGGATACCAGCCGACGCTGGCCACCGACATGGGCGCGATGCAGGAACGCATCACCTCGACCAAGAACGGCTCGATCACCTCAATCCAGGCCGTCTATGTTCCGGCCGACGACCTGACCGACCCGGCGCCTGCCACGACCTTTGCACACCTGGACGCCACGACCGTGCTGTCGCGTGCGATTTCGGAACTGGGCATCTATCCGGCCGTGGATCCGCTGGATTCCAACAGCCGGATCCTCGACCCCGCCGTCGTGGGCGAGGAGCATTATCAGGTTGCCCGCGACGTTCAGGGTATCTTGCAGAAATACAAGTCGCTGCAGGACATCATCGCCATCCTGGGCATGGACGAACTGTCCGAGGAGGACAAGCTGACCGTGGCCCGCGCCCGGAAGATCCAGCGCTTCCTGTCCCAGCCCTTCGACGTGGCCAAGGTGTTCACCGGGTCCGACGGCGTCCAGGTGCCGCTGGAAAAGACCATTGCCTCGTTCAAGGCCGTGGTTGCCGGTGAATACGACCACCTGCCGGAAGGCGCCTTCTACATGGTCGGCGATATCGAGGACGTGAAGGCGAAAGCCCAGCGTCTTGCGGCAGAAGCCGCGTAA
- a CDS encoding F0F1 ATP synthase subunit epsilon — MADTMQFDLVSPERSLVSIPVREVRLPGTDGDLTAMPGHAPTIVTLRPGLVTVVGTDGAQTEFAVTGGFVEISADSVSLLAERGHARDEMTQAVFNDMMAEAHRRRRTVEAKRDTVGEDVVTATVKLLADMEAMGTHIGLDPNQSTVPS; from the coding sequence ATGGCCGATACCATGCAGTTCGACCTCGTGTCGCCGGAACGGAGCCTCGTCTCCATTCCCGTGCGCGAGGTGCGCCTGCCGGGCACGGATGGCGATCTGACCGCCATGCCCGGCCATGCGCCGACCATTGTCACGCTGCGGCCGGGCCTTGTCACCGTGGTCGGGACCGACGGCGCGCAGACCGAATTCGCCGTCACCGGCGGGTTCGTGGAAATCAGCGCCGATTCAGTCAGCCTGCTCGCCGAACGCGGCCATGCGCGTGATGAAATGACGCAAGCCGTCTTCAACGACATGATGGCCGAGGCGCATCGCCGCCGCCGCACGGTCGAGGCCAAGCGCGACACCGTGGGCGAGGATGTCGTCACCGCCACTGTCAAGCTGCTGGCGGATATGGAAGCCATGGGCACCCATATCGGGCTGGACCCGAACCAGTCGACCGTGCCCAGCTAA
- the nirB gene encoding nitrite reductase large subunit NirB, which translates to MKKKLVVIGAGMASGRMLEHLFDAAPGAWDVTLFNAEPRGNYNRLMLSPVLSGEKTYDQIVTHDDAWYSAHGVDCRFGEPVVRIDRKNRVVYSNSGGAPYDALVIATGSAPFIIPVPGKDLPGVVAYRDLEDTQAMMDTAGKDAVVIGGGLLGLEAAAGMAARGARVTVIHLMGHLMERQLDPAAGYLLQRDLEKRGIAVHCKGATKAIFGTDRAEAVLLEDGTVYPADLVCMAVGIRPETRIAVDAHLEVERGIVVDDALRTSDPAIFALGECVEHRGQVFGLVAPLYDQAKVLAQTLLGADAVFAPVQTATKLKVTGCDLFSAGDFADGPRREDIVFRDPGRGIYKRLVLENDRIIGVVMYGDTADGAWFYGLMKDGTDIGPMRDTLIFGPAFQGGAAPDPMAAVAALPPEAEICGCNGVSKGAIMDAVAGGACTLDAMRSCTKASASCGTCTGLVQQVMALALGGAVQDAPEGMCKCTDHTHEDVRRLIRSMGLKSIPAVMQDLGWRSVGGCHSCRPALNYYLLAEWPLEYRDDRQSRFVNERNHANIQKDGTYSVVPRMWGGVTTPAELRAIADAAEKYDVPMVKVTGGQRIDLLGVRKEDLPHMWADLNAAGLVSGHAYSKGLRTVKTCVGKEFCRVGTQDSTGLGIRLEKLMWGSWTPHKLKLGVSGCPRNCAEATCKDIGVVCVDSGYNISIGGAAGMEVRETVPLASTPSEDETVQIILAVTQLYRENARYLDRIWKWMGKVGLDWIRAQVVDDLENRAALVERFQISQSVYRRDPWADLSTPSETPKWAPLADLTLEAAE; encoded by the coding sequence ATGAAAAAGAAACTTGTCGTCATCGGGGCGGGCATGGCCTCGGGCCGGATGCTGGAACACCTGTTCGACGCCGCACCCGGCGCCTGGGACGTAACCCTGTTCAACGCCGAGCCGCGCGGCAACTATAACCGGCTGATGCTGTCGCCGGTGCTGTCGGGTGAAAAAACCTATGACCAGATCGTCACCCATGACGACGCGTGGTATTCCGCCCACGGCGTCGATTGCCGGTTCGGAGAACCGGTTGTCCGCATCGACCGCAAGAACCGGGTGGTTTATTCGAACAGCGGCGGCGCGCCCTACGACGCCCTGGTGATCGCCACGGGTTCTGCGCCCTTTATCATTCCGGTGCCGGGCAAGGATCTGCCAGGGGTCGTCGCCTATCGCGACCTGGAGGACACCCAGGCGATGATGGACACAGCAGGCAAGGACGCCGTGGTCATCGGCGGCGGCCTGCTGGGGCTGGAGGCCGCGGCGGGTATGGCCGCACGTGGCGCCCGCGTGACCGTGATCCACCTGATGGGGCATCTGATGGAACGCCAGCTTGATCCGGCGGCGGGGTATCTGTTGCAGCGCGACCTGGAAAAGCGCGGCATCGCCGTTCATTGCAAGGGCGCGACCAAGGCCATTTTTGGCACCGACCGTGCCGAGGCCGTGCTGCTGGAGGACGGCACCGTCTATCCCGCAGACCTGGTCTGCATGGCCGTGGGCATCCGCCCCGAAACCCGCATTGCCGTGGACGCGCATCTGGAGGTCGAGCGCGGCATCGTGGTGGACGACGCGCTGCGCACCAGCGACCCGGCGATCTTCGCGCTTGGCGAATGCGTGGAACATCGCGGCCAGGTCTTTGGACTAGTCGCGCCGCTTTACGATCAGGCCAAGGTTCTGGCGCAGACCCTTCTGGGCGCGGATGCCGTCTTTGCCCCCGTCCAGACCGCCACGAAGCTGAAGGTGACGGGCTGCGACCTGTTCAGCGCGGGCGATTTCGCCGACGGGCCGCGGCGCGAGGATATCGTGTTCCGCGATCCGGGGCGTGGCATCTACAAGCGCCTGGTGCTGGAAAACGACCGCATCATCGGGGTGGTGATGTATGGCGACACCGCGGATGGCGCCTGGTTCTATGGGCTGATGAAGGACGGCACCGACATCGGTCCGATGCGCGACACGCTGATCTTCGGCCCGGCTTTCCAGGGGGGTGCCGCCCCGGACCCTATGGCGGCCGTTGCAGCCTTGCCGCCTGAGGCGGAAATCTGCGGCTGCAACGGCGTTTCCAAGGGCGCGATCATGGATGCGGTGGCAGGCGGCGCCTGCACGCTGGACGCGATGCGGTCCTGCACCAAGGCAAGCGCCTCGTGCGGCACCTGCACCGGCCTTGTGCAGCAGGTGATGGCCCTGGCCCTGGGCGGCGCCGTTCAGGACGCCCCCGAAGGGATGTGCAAATGCACCGACCACACGCACGAGGATGTGCGCCGCCTGATCCGGTCCATGGGGCTGAAGTCGATCCCTGCCGTGATGCAGGACCTGGGGTGGCGGTCTGTCGGGGGGTGTCATTCCTGCCGCCCGGCACTGAACTACTATCTGCTGGCGGAATGGCCGCTGGAATACCGCGACGACCGGCAGTCGCGTTTCGTCAATGAAAGGAACCACGCCAATATCCAGAAGGACGGCACCTACTCGGTCGTCCCCCGGATGTGGGGCGGCGTGACCACGCCGGCGGAACTGCGCGCCATCGCCGACGCGGCCGAGAAATACGACGTGCCGATGGTCAAGGTGACGGGCGGGCAGCGGATCGACCTGCTGGGCGTGCGCAAGGAAGACCTGCCGCATATGTGGGCCGACCTGAATGCGGCGGGCCTTGTCAGCGGCCATGCCTATTCCAAGGGGCTGCGCACGGTCAAGACCTGCGTCGGCAAGGAATTCTGCCGCGTGGGCACGCAGGATTCGACCGGCCTGGGCATCAGGCTGGAAAAGCTGATGTGGGGATCCTGGACGCCCCACAAGCTGAAGCTGGGCGTTAGCGGCTGTCCCAGGAATTGCGCCGAGGCCACCTGCAAGGACATCGGCGTGGTCTGCGTGGACAGCGGCTATAACATTTCCATTGGCGGGGCCGCGGGAATGGAGGTGCGCGAGACCGTGCCCCTGGCCTCGACCCCGTCCGAGGATGAAACGGTCCAGATCATCCTGGCCGTAACCCAGCTTTACCGGGAAAACGCCCGCTATCTGGACCGCATCTGGAAATGGATGGGCAAGGTGGGCCTTGACTGGATCCGCGCGCAGGTCGTGGACGATCTGGAAAACCGCGCCGCCTTGGTCGAACGGTTCCAGATCAGCCAGTCCGTTTATCGCCGCGACCCCTGGGCCGATCTCTCCACCCCGTCCGAGACGCCCAAATGGGCGCCCCTTGCCGACCTGACGCTGGAGGCAGCCGAATGA
- a CDS encoding GlxA family transcriptional regulator — MPSDKPRRFTFLLLDRFTMLPFTAAIEPLRLANRAAGRDLYSWRLVGPGRDWATCSNGARVALDGGLDDTSPERDDVVIACGGTEIAREATRPVLTWLRKQARGGATVGAVCTGAWVLAEAGLLDGRKATIHWENHDGFAEAFPQVDLYRSVFVNNGNRLTAAGGTSSIDMMLHLIAEAQGEALATEVADQMLHTTIRTNQDRQRLSIPTRIGVRHPRLAAVIARMEGNLEDPISPAQLAADAGMSTRQLERLFRRYLNRSPKRYYMETRLARARNLLMQTEMSIIEVALASGFSSPSHFSKCYRALYGGTPYRERGTGAAAQT, encoded by the coding sequence ATGCCATCCGACAAGCCCCGCCGGTTCACGTTCCTTCTGCTGGACCGGTTCACCATGCTTCCCTTTACCGCCGCCATCGAGCCGCTGCGGCTTGCCAACCGCGCGGCAGGCCGGGATTTGTATTCCTGGCGCCTGGTCGGGCCAGGCCGGGACTGGGCCACGTGCTCGAACGGCGCCCGCGTCGCCCTGGACGGCGGCCTGGACGACACCTCGCCCGAACGCGACGACGTGGTGATCGCCTGCGGCGGCACCGAGATCGCGCGCGAGGCAACAAGGCCCGTGCTGACATGGCTGCGCAAGCAGGCGCGCGGCGGGGCAACGGTGGGCGCGGTCTGCACCGGCGCCTGGGTGCTGGCCGAGGCAGGGCTGCTGGACGGGCGAAAGGCCACGATCCATTGGGAAAACCACGACGGCTTTGCCGAGGCTTTCCCCCAGGTCGATCTGTACAGGTCGGTCTTTGTCAACAACGGCAATCGGCTGACCGCGGCGGGGGGCACGTCGTCCATCGACATGATGCTGCACCTGATCGCCGAAGCCCAGGGCGAGGCGCTGGCGACCGAGGTGGCCGACCAGATGCTGCACACCACGATCCGCACCAACCAGGATCGCCAGCGGCTGTCGATCCCCACGCGGATCGGCGTGCGCCACCCCCGGCTGGCCGCCGTGATCGCTCGGATGGAAGGCAACCTGGAAGACCCGATCAGCCCGGCCCAGCTGGCCGCCGATGCGGGAATGTCCACGCGGCAACTGGAACGGCTGTTCCGCCGTTACCTGAACCGCAGCCCCAAGCGGTATTACATGGAAACCCGGCTGGCCCGCGCCCGCAACCTGCTGATGCAGACCGAGATGTCGATCATCGAGGTCGCCCTGGCATCCGGCTTTTCCAGCCCGTCGCATTTTTCCAAATGCTACCGGGCGCTTTACGGCGGCACCCCTTATCGGGAACGCGGGACAGGGGCGGCGGCGCAGACATGA
- the nirD gene encoding nitrite reductase small subunit NirD: protein MTIFVDIGSLDDIPAQGARLVKTAQGCVAVFRTADDRVFALEDRCPHKGGPLSEGIVHGTSVTCPLHNWVFDMNTGQAQGADQGMVCTYPVKVQEGRILIDASLIRRSAAA, encoded by the coding sequence ATGACCATCTTTGTCGATATTGGATCGCTGGACGACATCCCCGCACAGGGCGCGCGCCTGGTCAAGACCGCGCAGGGCTGCGTGGCCGTGTTCCGCACCGCCGACGACCGGGTCTTCGCCCTGGAGGACCGGTGCCCCCACAAGGGCGGGCCGCTGTCCGAAGGCATCGTCCACGGCACTTCCGTCACCTGCCCGCTGCACAACTGGGTCTTCGACATGAACACCGGGCAGGCGCAAGGCGCGGATCAGGGGATGGTGTGCACCTATCCCGTCAAGGTGCAGGAGGGACGCATCCTGATCGACGCCAGCCTGATCCGCCGCAGCGCCGCCGCATAG
- a CDS encoding F0F1 ATP synthase subunit gamma: MPSLKDLKNRIGSVKNTRKITKAMQMVAAAKLRRAQDAAVAARPYADRMAAVMAGLTANAAGSASAPRLLAGTGADRKHLLVVMTSERGLAGGFNSSIVKLARQHADRLRGEGKEVAILTVGKKGREQLKRDYGSLFVSHVDMSEVKRVGYDNARAIADDVLDRFEAGDFDVATIFYNRFESVISQIPTARQIIPAEMPEGEAAGGASALYDYEPGEDAILGELLPRSIATQVFAALLENAASEQGARMTAMDNATRNAGDMIDRLTTVYNRSRQAAITKELIEIISGAEAL; the protein is encoded by the coding sequence ATGCCCAGTCTCAAGGATCTCAAGAACCGGATCGGAAGCGTCAAGAACACGCGGAAGATCACGAAGGCGATGCAAATGGTCGCCGCCGCGAAACTGCGCCGTGCGCAGGACGCGGCGGTTGCCGCGCGTCCCTATGCCGACCGGATGGCGGCGGTGATGGCCGGGCTGACCGCGAATGCGGCCGGTTCGGCATCGGCGCCGCGCCTGCTGGCGGGAACGGGTGCGGACCGCAAGCATCTGCTGGTGGTCATGACCTCGGAACGCGGCCTGGCAGGCGGCTTCAACAGTTCCATCGTCAAGCTGGCCAGGCAACACGCCGACCGCCTGCGGGGCGAAGGAAAGGAAGTCGCGATCCTGACCGTCGGCAAGAAGGGCCGCGAGCAGCTGAAGCGCGACTATGGCAGCCTGTTCGTCAGCCATGTCGATATGTCCGAAGTCAAGCGCGTGGGCTATGACAATGCCCGCGCCATCGCCGACGACGTGCTGGACCGGTTCGAGGCCGGTGATTTTGACGTGGCGACGATCTTCTATAACCGGTTCGAATCGGTGATCAGCCAGATCCCGACCGCGCGCCAGATCATCCCGGCCGAAATGCCGGAAGGTGAAGCGGCAGGCGGCGCCTCGGCGTTGTATGATTACGAACCGGGCGAGGATGCCATTCTCGGCGAACTGCTGCCGCGTTCGATCGCGACGCAGGTGTTTGCGGCGCTTCTGGAAAACGCGGCCTCGGAACAGGGCGCGCGGATGACGGCCATGGACAACGCCACGCGCAATGCGGGCGACATGATCGACCGTCTGACAACGGTGTACAACCGCTCGCGTCAGGCAGCGATCACCAAGGAACTCATCGAAATCATTTCGGGCGCCGAGGCGCTCTGA
- a CDS encoding class II 3-deoxy-7-phosphoheptulonate synthase codes for MTQENRKTATQAWDKAGWRAYPRVQMPDYTDPDALQAAEAQLRRYPPLVFAGEVRRLKAQLAQAAQGRAFLLQGGDCAESFAEFSADNIRDTFKVLLQMAVVLTWGAQMPVLKVGRMAGQFAKPRSAPTEVMDGVELPSYRGDIINGFDFTPEARIPDPQRMLAAYTQAAASLNLLRAFSTGGFADMHRVQSWIADFVGGPEAAKYRDIAGRISDAMAFMQAAGVSSDTAHQLSQVDFYTSHEALLLEYEEALARVDSTTGLPVAGSGHMIWIGDRTRQVDGAHVEFCRGVQNPIGLKCGPTTTADDLKVLMAKLNPENEPGRLTLIARFGAGKVGDHLPRLVQTVQSEGANVVWSCDPMHGNVIKSSTGYKTRAFDSILREVREFFAIHKAEGTIPGGVHFEMTGKDVTECTGGVRAVTDEDLSDRYHTACDPRLNASQSLELAFLVAEELRNRREAAVRAPDALAV; via the coding sequence ATGACGCAGGAGAACCGCAAGACCGCCACCCAAGCCTGGGACAAGGCCGGCTGGCGCGCCTATCCGCGCGTGCAGATGCCGGATTATACCGATCCCGACGCCTTGCAGGCGGCCGAGGCGCAGTTGCGCCGCTATCCCCCCCTGGTCTTCGCGGGCGAGGTGCGGCGCCTGAAAGCCCAGCTTGCCCAGGCGGCCCAGGGCCGGGCCTTCCTGTTGCAGGGCGGTGACTGCGCCGAAAGTTTCGCCGAATTCAGCGCCGACAACATCCGCGACACCTTCAAGGTGCTGTTGCAGATGGCCGTGGTGCTGACCTGGGGCGCGCAGATGCCGGTTCTGAAGGTCGGCCGGATGGCGGGCCAGTTCGCCAAGCCGCGCAGCGCGCCCACCGAGGTGATGGACGGGGTCGAGCTGCCCTCCTATCGCGGCGACATCATCAACGGCTTCGACTTCACACCCGAAGCGCGCATTCCCGATCCGCAGCGGATGCTGGCGGCCTATACCCAAGCGGCGGCGTCCCTGAACCTGCTGCGCGCATTCTCGACCGGCGGTTTCGCGGATATGCACCGGGTCCAAAGCTGGATCGCCGATTTCGTGGGCGGACCCGAGGCCGCGAAGTACCGCGACATCGCGGGCCGGATCAGCGACGCCATGGCCTTCATGCAGGCCGCAGGGGTCAGTTCGGACACGGCGCATCAACTGTCCCAGGTCGATTTCTATACCAGCCACGAGGCCCTGCTGCTGGAATACGAGGAAGCGCTTGCCCGCGTGGACTCGACCACCGGCCTGCCGGTGGCGGGTTCGGGCCACATGATCTGGATCGGCGACCGCACCCGCCAGGTCGATGGCGCCCATGTGGAATTCTGCAGGGGCGTCCAGAACCCCATCGGGCTGAAATGCGGCCCGACCACCACGGCGGATGACCTGAAGGTCTTGATGGCCAAGTTGAACCCGGAAAACGAACCGGGCCGGCTGACGCTGATCGCGCGCTTTGGCGCGGGCAAGGTCGGCGATCACCTGCCGCGCCTGGTGCAAACCGTCCAGTCCGAGGGCGCAAATGTGGTCTGGTCCTGTGACCCGATGCACGGAAACGTCATCAAGTCCTCGACCGGCTACAAGACGCGGGCCTTCGATTCGATCCTGCGCGAGGTGCGCGAGTTCTTCGCGATCCACAAGGCCGAGGGCACCATCCCCGGCGGCGTGCATTTCGAGATGACCGGCAAGGACGTGACCGAATGCACCGGCGGCGTCCGCGCCGTCACGGACGAGGATCTGTCGGACCGCTATCACACCGCCTGCGATCCGCGGCTGAACGCCAGCCAGTCGCTGGAACTGGCCTTCCTGGTGGCCGAGGAATTGCGCAACCGGCGCGAGGCCGCCGTTCGGGCCCCGGACGCCCTGGCCGTCTGA
- a CDS encoding nitrate reductase produces the protein MTIHPPRPAIRTTCPYCGVGCGVLATPDGAGGLAVAGDPRHPANFGRLCVKGSALGETVGLAGRLLAPRIGGQEASWDQALDLVARRFSDSIAEHGPDSVAMYVSGQLLTEDYYVANKLMKGFIGSANIDTNSRLCMASSVAGHRRAFGSDTVPGLYEDLEQADCVVLVGSNLAWCHPVLYQRLAAARQARGTRVVVVDPRRTATCDIADLHLPLAAGSDGVLFNLLLAEIHRRGLATENPDGLADAIAAAQATLPAPTALPHSALRQFMDLWCGSERVVTVHSQGINQSDSGTDKVNAILNCHLATGRIGRPGMGPFSVTGQPNAMGGREVGGLANMLACHLDIENPAHWDAVQAFWNGPRMAANPGLKAVDMFHAVEDGRIKALWIICTNPAATMPEADRVARAIARCDFVVVSDMTARTDTTRLAHVLLPATGWGEKDGTVTNSERRISRQRRVLPAAGQARDDWRIIADVAARMGWGDAFAWDSPAQVFAEHAGLSGIAGGLGSDFDISTLGGITPAKYDAMEPFLWPQSALRQGGRFFGDGRFHTPSGKARMVPVTPCLPQPVGGAYPFRLNTGRVRDHWHTMTRTALSPRLSRHLAEPFLELHPADAARLGLVPAALAEVSSPHGHAILRVLVTDRVAPGHPFAPIHWTGETAPSGRIDTLVPALTDPISGQPALKSAAVAIRPFAAAWYGFAVSTRTIRPDCAYWARAALPMGQQAELAALAEPPDWAAAARAMLGARGEPLTVSDQRHGILRMGFVEDGKLQAALFVAREPAALSRSHVAAALGTDCTGAVLAGRAGTGQPDEGALVCACLGLGTNTILRGIASQKLMTVEAIGQALGAGTNCGSCRPELRTLLAAAQTKTAAR, from the coding sequence ATGACCATCCATCCCCCCCGCCCCGCCATCCGCACGACCTGCCCCTATTGCGGCGTCGGCTGCGGGGTTCTGGCAACCCCGGACGGCGCGGGCGGATTGGCGGTCGCGGGCGATCCCCGCCACCCCGCGAATTTCGGACGGCTCTGCGTCAAGGGCAGCGCCCTGGGTGAAACGGTGGGACTTGCGGGACGACTGCTCGCCCCCCGGATCGGCGGGCAAGAGGCAAGCTGGGATCAGGCGCTTGATCTGGTGGCGCGGCGGTTCTCGGACAGCATCGCGGAACACGGGCCGGATTCGGTGGCGATGTATGTCTCGGGCCAGTTGCTGACGGAGGATTACTATGTCGCCAACAAGCTGATGAAGGGTTTCATCGGCAGCGCCAATATAGACACGAATTCGCGGTTGTGCATGGCGTCATCCGTTGCGGGCCATCGCCGTGCCTTCGGAAGCGACACCGTGCCGGGTCTTTACGAGGATCTGGAACAGGCCGATTGCGTGGTTCTGGTGGGATCGAACCTGGCCTGGTGCCATCCGGTCCTGTATCAGCGCCTGGCCGCCGCGCGACAGGCGCGGGGGACCAGGGTGGTCGTCGTGGACCCCCGCCGCACCGCCACCTGCGACATCGCGGATCTGCACCTGCCGCTGGCAGCGGGATCGGATGGGGTGCTGTTCAACCTGCTGCTGGCCGAGATCCACCGGCGCGGGCTTGCAACGGAAAACCCCGATGGCCTGGCAGATGCGATTGCGGCGGCACAAGCCACCCTGCCTGCCCCCACCGCCCTGCCCCACAGCGCGCTGCGGCAGTTCATGGACCTGTGGTGCGGCAGCGAACGGGTCGTCACCGTTCATTCCCAGGGCATCAACCAGTCCGACAGCGGCACGGACAAGGTGAACGCGATCCTGAACTGTCACCTGGCGACCGGCCGCATCGGACGTCCCGGCATGGGACCGTTCAGCGTCACCGGCCAGCCCAATGCCATGGGCGGCCGAGAGGTGGGGGGACTGGCCAATATGCTGGCCTGCCACCTGGACATCGAAAACCCCGCGCACTGGGATGCCGTGCAGGCCTTCTGGAACGGCCCCCGCATGGCCGCCAATCCGGGCCTCAAGGCCGTGGATATGTTCCATGCGGTCGAGGACGGGCGGATCAAGGCGCTGTGGATCATCTGCACCAACCCCGCCGCCACCATGCCCGAGGCTGACCGCGTGGCGCGCGCCATCGCGCGCTGCGATTTCGTCGTGGTGTCCGACATGACCGCCCGGACCGACACGACCCGGCTGGCCCATGTGCTGCTGCCCGCGACGGGATGGGGTGAAAAGGACGGAACCGTCACCAATTCCGAACGCCGCATCAGCCGCCAGCGGCGCGTTCTTCCCGCCGCAGGCCAAGCCCGCGACGACTGGCGCATCATCGCCGATGTTGCGGCCCGCATGGGCTGGGGGGATGCCTTTGCCTGGGACAGCCCGGCGCAGGTCTTTGCCGAACACGCCGGCCTGTCGGGGATCGCGGGCGGGCTTGGCAGCGACTTCGACATCTCAACCCTTGGCGGGATCACGCCCGCGAAATACGACGCGATGGAGCCGTTCCTGTGGCCGCAATCGGCCTTGCGCCAAGGCGGGCGGTTCTTTGGGGACGGGCGGTTTCATACCCCATCGGGCAAGGCGCGGATGGTTCCGGTGACGCCCTGCCTGCCGCAGCCCGTCGGCGGGGCGTATCCTTTCCGCCTGAACACCGGGCGGGTGCGCGACCATTGGCACACGATGACCCGCACCGCCCTGTCGCCGCGCTTGTCGCGCCATTTGGCCGAGCCCTTCCTGGAACTGCACCCCGCCGACGCCGCCCGGTTGGGCCTGGTCCCGGCCGCATTGGCCGAGGTATCCAGCCCCCATGGCCACGCCATCCTGCGCGTGCTGGTCACGGATCGCGTGGCACCCGGTCATCCCTTCGCGCCGATCCACTGGACAGGGGAAACAGCCCCCAGCGGGCGCATTGATACCTTGGTCCCGGCGCTGACCGACCCGATCTCGGGCCAGCCTGCGCTGAAATCGGCCGCCGTGGCGATCCGGCCCTTTGCGGCGGCCTGGTATGGCTTTGCCGTCTCGACCAGAACCATCCGGCCCGATTGCGCATACTGGGCGCGCGCCGCATTGCCCATGGGGCAGCAGGCCGAGCTTGCGGCGCTGGCGGAACCCCCGGACTGGGCCGCTGCGGCCCGTGCGATGCTGGGCGCAAGGGGGGAACCGCTGACCGTCAGCGACCAACGCCATGGCATCCTGCGCATGGGTTTTGTCGAAGACGGCAAGCTTCAGGCCGCGCTGTTCGTGGCCCGTGAACCGGCCGCCTTGTCGCGCAGCCATGTCGCCGCCGCCCTGGGGACGGATTGCACGGGTGCGGTCCTGGCCGGGCGGGCGGGAACCGGCCAGCCGGACGAAGGCGCCCTGGTCTGCGCCTGCCTGGGCTTGGGGACCAACACCATCTTGCGCGGCATCGCCTCGCAGAAGCTGATGACGGTCGAGGCGATCGGCCAGGCGCTTGGCGCGGGCACGAATTGCGGATCCTGCCGCCCGGAACTGCGGACCTTGCTGGCGGCGGCTCAAACGAAAACAGCCGCCCGGTAA